One region of Deltaproteobacteria bacterium genomic DNA includes:
- the uvrC gene encoding excinuclease ABC subunit UvrC yields MSEALRQKVSSIPQDPGVYLMKDAKGKIFYVGKAKNLRNRLRNYLSGSDTRRFVSLLDQILADIEVVITNSEKEALIIENELIKQHRPRHNVRLVDDKRYLCLRLDTKHAYPRIEIRRKFGRDKAQYFGPYSSATAIRKTLNVINRYFQLRTCSDHVLNNRRRPCLQYQIKRCPAPCVYDLGDGEYARNVEAVVDFLEGRHEPLIERLERMMLEYSNETRFEEAAIVRDQIKAIRQSLEQQNVSSSDFANRDVIGFYREGPAAEFHVMVTRGGNLRDARRFSIDNNEQPTPELISDFASRYYQQSQDCPDEILFSDSIEWAEALEQLLTERAGHKVVIHTPQKGKKKKLTVLADRNAQQAYLDKVRTDKTARTAIERLQKALHLKLLPERIECFDISHFQGSQIVASAVCLVGGQPAKEHYRRYKIRTTEDQDDFQSMYEVISRRVRRGIEENDLPDLIVIDGGKGQLSAARAALNDHGVDTVDLLSLAKARTDRSKKGSPRNFERIFLDGRKNPIILGQNSAELFILMRARDEAHRFAITFQRQRQRKASKLSVLDDIPGIGPARKKTLLRHFGSLKRIRAASLSELEEVVGSSIARALNDNLPEEK; encoded by the coding sequence ATGTCTGAAGCATTGCGGCAAAAGGTTTCAAGTATACCTCAAGATCCTGGCGTCTACTTAATGAAGGACGCCAAAGGTAAGATTTTTTATGTAGGCAAAGCTAAAAATCTACGTAATAGATTACGCAACTACCTCTCAGGAAGTGATACCAGACGTTTCGTTTCTCTCCTGGATCAAATCCTTGCAGACATTGAAGTCGTTATTACCAACAGCGAAAAAGAAGCGCTCATCATAGAAAATGAGCTCATCAAACAGCATCGACCTCGGCACAATGTAAGATTGGTCGATGATAAGCGCTATCTCTGCCTGCGCCTCGATACGAAACACGCCTACCCTCGCATAGAAATCCGGCGAAAGTTTGGCCGTGACAAAGCACAATACTTTGGCCCTTACAGCTCGGCCACCGCCATCCGAAAAACACTTAATGTCATCAATCGCTACTTCCAATTACGCACATGCTCAGATCACGTGCTCAACAATAGAAGGCGGCCTTGCCTGCAATACCAAATCAAACGCTGCCCCGCTCCATGCGTGTATGATTTAGGCGATGGGGAATATGCACGAAATGTAGAAGCCGTTGTTGATTTCCTGGAAGGTCGCCACGAGCCTTTAATCGAACGCCTTGAACGTATGATGCTCGAATATTCAAACGAAACACGTTTTGAAGAAGCGGCAATTGTTCGAGACCAAATTAAAGCTATCCGTCAGTCCTTAGAACAACAAAATGTCTCAAGCAGTGATTTCGCAAACCGAGACGTCATTGGCTTTTACCGCGAAGGACCCGCTGCAGAGTTTCACGTGATGGTCACCCGGGGTGGTAATCTTCGCGACGCCCGCAGGTTCTCTATCGACAACAACGAACAGCCAACCCCTGAATTGATCTCTGATTTTGCAAGTCGTTACTACCAACAATCTCAAGACTGCCCAGATGAAATTCTTTTCTCGGATTCAATCGAATGGGCCGAAGCATTAGAACAACTGTTAACGGAACGAGCAGGTCATAAAGTCGTGATTCACACGCCCCAAAAGGGAAAGAAAAAGAAGTTAACAGTTTTAGCGGACCGCAATGCTCAACAAGCCTACCTAGACAAAGTACGAACCGATAAAACGGCTCGAACAGCCATTGAGAGGCTTCAAAAAGCACTTCATCTAAAGCTGCTGCCTGAGCGCATCGAGTGTTTCGATATTTCCCACTTTCAAGGCAGCCAAATTGTCGCCAGTGCTGTCTGTCTTGTGGGCGGCCAACCTGCCAAAGAGCACTACCGACGTTACAAAATTAGGACCACTGAAGACCAAGACGATTTTCAATCAATGTACGAAGTGATTTCACGGCGTGTACGCCGGGGCATCGAGGAAAACGATCTTCCTGACTTAATTGTAATTGACGGCGGAAAGGGGCAACTCTCTGCTGCACGGGCGGCACTCAACGATCATGGAGTCGATACTGTGGATCTTCTCAGCCTCGCCAAGGCGCGAACCGATCGGTCTAAAAAAGGCAGCCCTCGCAACTTCGAACGCATTTTTCTCGATGGCCGAAAAAACCCTATCATTCTTGGGCAAAACTCCGCTGAACTCTTCATCCTCATGAGAGCTCGCGATGAAGCTCACCGCTTTGCCATCACCTTTCAACGACAACGTCAGCGCAAAGCCTCTAAACTCTCGGTTCTCGATGACATACCTGGCATTGGGCCCGCTCGAAAGAAGACCCTGCTCCGCCATTTCGGATCGCTTAAACGGATTCGCGCC
- the uvrB gene encoding excinuclease ABC subunit UvrB, giving the protein MDTSKLQNPFELSSPHQPAGDQPEAIQSLLRGFEQSGTEQVLLGVTGSGKTFTCANLIKKIQRPTLVIAHNKTLAAQLYEEFSGLFPKNAVEYFVSYYDYYQPEAYVPSTDTFIDKDSSINESIDRMRHSATQALFERNDVIIVSSVSCIYGLGSAEAYHSMNVQLEVGMEVDRDKILRDLIEIQFERNDFDFHRGRFRVRGDVVEVFPAHQFEQAYRIEWFGDEIEKISVIDPLRGQTIRDIDKISLFPTSHYVVTPQDKERAINSIRDELRERLQELRKNERVLESQRLEQRTMYDLEMIEEMGYCNGIENYSRHLTGRRPGQSPPTLLDYFPDEFLLIVDESHQTIPQIGAMYRGDQSRKTTLVEHGFRLPSALDNRPLQFDEFMKLRDRMLYVSATPGNFELERCEGVVTEQIIRPTGLLDPPVEIRPAKHQVDDLLEEIRVCVENGQRVLVTTLTKRMSEDLTEFYADSGVRVRYLHSDIDTLERIELIKGLRLGEYDVLVGINLLREGLDIPEVALVAILDADKEGFLRSDRALIQTMGRAARNVEGRIILYADKMTRSMNSAMDETSRRRTIQEAFNTEHNITPTSVTREIRDFKAGDDFAQKAKKHDSNEHFEVDSIPAEIVKLKAEMKKAAQALEFEEAASLRDRIRTLENLLLKLG; this is encoded by the coding sequence ATGGACACGTCAAAACTTCAAAACCCATTTGAGCTATCAAGCCCTCATCAACCGGCGGGCGACCAGCCAGAGGCCATACAAAGCCTTCTGCGCGGTTTTGAGCAAAGTGGGACAGAGCAAGTTTTGCTCGGAGTAACCGGATCTGGCAAGACTTTTACCTGCGCAAATCTGATCAAAAAAATTCAACGCCCAACACTCGTAATTGCACACAATAAAACGCTTGCCGCGCAACTTTACGAAGAATTCAGCGGTTTATTCCCCAAAAACGCCGTCGAATATTTCGTTTCTTACTACGATTATTACCAACCTGAAGCCTATGTTCCGTCCACAGACACCTTCATCGACAAAGACTCGAGTATCAATGAGTCGATAGATCGCATGCGCCATTCGGCCACACAGGCATTGTTCGAAAGAAACGATGTGATCATCGTATCAAGCGTTTCTTGTATCTACGGATTGGGTTCAGCCGAGGCTTACCACAGCATGAATGTGCAGCTTGAAGTCGGTATGGAAGTAGATCGCGATAAAATTCTGCGCGATCTCATTGAAATACAGTTTGAACGTAATGATTTTGATTTTCACCGCGGCCGTTTTCGCGTTCGGGGTGATGTTGTTGAGGTCTTCCCCGCTCATCAATTCGAGCAGGCCTATCGAATAGAGTGGTTTGGTGACGAAATAGAAAAGATCTCTGTGATCGATCCCCTGCGCGGCCAAACTATCCGCGACATTGATAAGATCTCTTTATTTCCAACGAGTCACTACGTCGTTACTCCTCAAGACAAAGAACGTGCCATTAACTCCATTCGGGATGAACTCCGAGAACGCCTGCAAGAGCTTCGTAAAAACGAGAGGGTCCTTGAATCGCAAAGACTCGAACAGCGCACCATGTACGACCTCGAGATGATCGAGGAGATGGGTTACTGCAATGGAATTGAAAACTACTCAAGGCACTTAACAGGCCGAAGACCTGGGCAATCACCTCCTACGCTTCTCGACTACTTCCCTGATGAGTTTCTTTTAATCGTCGATGAGAGCCATCAAACGATTCCGCAAATTGGGGCGATGTACCGCGGAGACCAAAGCCGTAAAACTACCTTAGTAGAGCACGGCTTTAGACTTCCCTCTGCATTGGATAATCGCCCGCTTCAATTCGATGAGTTTATGAAACTGCGCGATCGGATGCTTTATGTCAGTGCAACACCGGGTAACTTTGAACTCGAAAGATGCGAAGGGGTTGTCACTGAACAGATCATCCGCCCAACTGGCTTACTCGACCCTCCAGTTGAAATCAGACCCGCTAAGCACCAGGTGGATGACTTATTGGAAGAAATTCGCGTCTGTGTGGAAAATGGACAGCGTGTTCTTGTAACGACACTCACAAAACGTATGTCGGAGGACTTAACAGAGTTTTACGCCGACAGCGGCGTACGCGTTCGTTACCTACACTCAGATATAGACACTCTAGAGCGCATCGAACTGATCAAAGGCTTAAGACTTGGCGAGTACGATGTACTGGTTGGGATTAACCTCCTGCGTGAAGGACTTGATATACCTGAGGTCGCACTTGTGGCCATCTTAGACGCAGATAAGGAAGGCTTTCTGCGCTCGGACCGTGCGCTTATCCAAACTATGGGGCGTGCTGCACGTAATGTTGAGGGACGTATCATCTTATATGCGGATAAAATGACTCGCTCGATGAACTCCGCAATGGATGAAACCAGTCGACGCCGAACAATCCAAGAGGCCTTTAATACCGAACACAATATTACGCCTACATCAGTGACCCGTGAGATCCGAGACTTTAAAGCTGGTGACGATTTTGCGCAGAAAGCTAAGAAACACGACTCTAACGAACACTTTGAAGTCGACTCTATTCCCGCAGAGATCGTAAAATTGAAGGCGGAAATGAAAAAAGCAGCACAAGCTCTCGAATTTGAGGAAGCGGCGTCACTTCGCGACCGCATCCGCACTCTAGAGAACTTACTTCTGAAGCTTGGGTAA